Proteins co-encoded in one Corylus avellana chromosome ca9, CavTom2PMs-1.0 genomic window:
- the LOC132191755 gene encoding uncharacterized protein LOC132191755: MTQETHVTISTGLISIKIGSEPNPILNTLKKEKGRFHHSSFLAGGATTVAGSLEAEHGVLKFISNNSGHYRLGRKTLNRFLSYLEEKGVNLDGVQIETVELAMALELGVHKIRVNSIAPGIFKSEITEGLMQKAWLPNFVNKTVPLRTYGTSDPALTSIVRFLIHDSSEYVSGNIFIVDAGATLPGVPIFSSL, from the exons ATGACACAAGAAACACATGTCACAATCTCAACGGgtctaatttcaattaaaattggatcCGAGCCAAATCCCATTCTTAATAccttaaagaaagagaaaggaaggtTCCATCATTCTAGCTTCTTGGCTGGAGGTGCTACGACAGTTGCAGGAAGCCTAGAGGCAGAGCATGGAGTTCTCAAG TTCATCTCTAATAATAGTGGACATTACCGGCTTGGAAGAAAGACCCTTAACCGCTTTTTATCCTATCTAGAAGAAAAAGGAGTAAACCTTGATGGAGTTCAG ATAGAAACGGTTGAGCTT GCCATGGCCCTGGAATTGGGGGTACACAAAATTAGAGTGAATTCGATAGCACCTGGGATTTTCAAATCTGAGATTACTGAGGGTCTTATGCAAAAAGCTTGGCTGCCAAACTTTGTCAACAAGACTGTCCCTCTAAGAACCTATGGCACCTCAGATCCAGCATTAACATCAATTGTTCGATTCTTGATTCATGACTCTTCTGAATATGTCTCCGGCAACATTTTCATTGTTGATGCAGGTGCCACGTTACCAGGTGTCCccattttctcttccctttGA